A genomic segment from Rubrobacter tropicus encodes:
- a CDS encoding nucleotidyltransferase domain-containing protein, protein MTGILEEARARIAVDDEVLAAARDRRDLIRRIVEEEFRTLRTFGSGSLAHGTQNSPLADADLGVVLDRRAYPELGPDGDGPEGIVEEVRKRLRERLKEDYPEARFYVGGRRAIKVTFNDPVGPDADDFTADVIVALTREDGGLWIPDLKKNTWEASHPEEHTRLVRGRNKATKSTFARVIRLAKHANKRHGKTVCSFNLTALGLECLKEKASMQDGLAVLFRHGADSLKDGLTEDPAGVSGAIGVNTSRRKDAAARLEKLAGLAEEAVQLEADGQDAQAQKAWSQLLPDAVDRPDDEDLKAEYAKGLGKSNGRVRQGVSGMVVSDRLGSAVSSGRSYGGERPADR, encoded by the coding sequence ATGACCGGGATACTCGAGGAAGCCAGGGCGCGCATAGCGGTCGACGACGAGGTGCTCGCGGCGGCGCGGGACCGCCGCGACCTCATAAGGAGGATCGTCGAGGAGGAGTTCCGCACCCTGCGCACGTTCGGTTCGGGCTCGCTGGCCCACGGCACCCAGAACAGCCCGCTGGCAGACGCGGATCTCGGCGTCGTCCTGGACAGGAGGGCTTACCCGGAACTGGGCCCCGATGGTGATGGCCCCGAGGGGATCGTGGAGGAGGTGCGAAAGCGCCTCAGGGAGCGCCTCAAGGAGGACTACCCGGAGGCGCGCTTCTACGTCGGCGGGCGCAGGGCCATAAAGGTTACGTTCAACGACCCCGTCGGGCCCGACGCGGACGACTTCACCGCCGACGTGATCGTGGCCCTGACGAGGGAGGACGGCGGGCTGTGGATCCCGGACCTCAAGAAGAACACCTGGGAGGCATCCCATCCCGAAGAGCACACGCGGCTCGTCCGGGGCCGCAACAAGGCAACCAAGTCCACTTTCGCGCGCGTCATCCGGCTGGCCAAGCACGCGAACAAGAGGCACGGGAAGACGGTCTGCTCGTTCAACCTCACCGCGCTGGGGCTCGAGTGCCTCAAGGAGAAGGCCTCGATGCAGGATGGGCTCGCCGTTCTGTTCCGGCACGGGGCTGACAGCCTCAAGGACGGCCTGACCGAAGACCCGGCCGGCGTCTCCGGCGCGATAGGCGTGAACACCTCGCGGCGCAAGGACGCGGCAGCCAGGCTCGAGAAGCTGGCCGGGCTCGCCGAGGAGGCCGTGCAGCTGGAGGCCGACGGTCAGGACGCTCAGGCGCAGAAGGCGTGGTCGCAGCTGCTGCCCGACGCCGTCGATCGCCCCGACGACGAGGACCTCAAGGCGGAGTACGCGAAGGGGCTGGGCAAGAGCAACGGGCGCGTGCGCCAGGGCGTGAGCGGCATGGTGGTCTCGGACCGCCTGGGCAGCGCGGTGTCGTCGGGCAGGTCCTACGGGGGCGAGAGGCCCGCGGACCGCTAG
- a CDS encoding ATP-binding protein, with translation MSWELTMDGVRARLSSGAMFSSGGVDLSGVRFVRPGGLVALSSLIEAWTAEDRPLVVRLPPDGVAGYMHRMDFFARFGDRLLYDKDVTRLETGARHAGASLSELRTVRTEDEAALVTRDFHRLLSEGNLARAEVNRCCTVLSEFLENAVVHAESRCGAYTAIQTYRMGGERVCVAVADAGIGIPATLRDHPQAAMRGISTDGGLIELAAVDGVSRLGDARGGGFGSALRSVGRGNGAMTAWSHGGWVRFSGTSGPRTETAHPLRGTCVEAEFPLG, from the coding sequence TTGAGTTGGGAACTCACGATGGATGGGGTGCGCGCCAGGCTTTCTTCGGGCGCGATGTTCTCTTCCGGCGGGGTCGACCTTTCGGGCGTGCGCTTCGTGAGGCCGGGCGGGCTGGTCGCGCTGTCTAGTTTGATCGAGGCCTGGACCGCGGAAGATCGGCCGCTGGTCGTAAGGCTGCCGCCGGACGGCGTCGCCGGATACATGCATCGCATGGACTTCTTCGCGCGTTTCGGCGACAGGCTGCTCTACGACAAGGACGTGACCCGCTTAGAGACGGGCGCCCGTCACGCCGGCGCGTCGCTCTCCGAACTGCGCACCGTGCGCACGGAAGACGAGGCCGCGCTCGTGACGCGGGACTTTCACCGGCTCCTCTCAGAAGGCAACCTGGCGAGGGCCGAGGTCAACCGCTGCTGCACGGTGCTTTCCGAGTTCTTGGAGAATGCGGTCGTCCACGCCGAGTCGCGCTGCGGCGCCTACACCGCCATCCAGACCTACCGGATGGGGGGCGAGAGGGTCTGCGTCGCCGTCGCCGACGCCGGCATCGGGATACCCGCCACGCTGCGGGATCATCCCCAGGCCGCCATGCGCGGCATTTCGACGGACGGCGGACTCATCGAGCTGGCCGCGGTCGACGGGGTGTCGAGGCTGGGAGACGCCCGCGGCGGTGGCTTCGGCAGCGCGCTCAGGTCGGTCGGGCGCGGGAACGGGGCGATGACCGCCTGGTCCCACGGGGGGTGGGTGAGGTTCTCGGGGACGTCCGGCCCGCGGACCGAGACGGCCCATCCCCTCCGCGGCACCTGCGTGGAGGCCGAGTTCCCGCTCGGGTGA